In a single window of the Vicia villosa cultivar HV-30 ecotype Madison, WI unplaced genomic scaffold, Vvil1.0 ctg.002294F_1_1, whole genome shotgun sequence genome:
- the LOC131638378 gene encoding serine/threonine-protein kinase PBL27-like, producing MGGCFPCFGSSNKEDTKGVKEVAKKEGFKEGSVAQSHHPTRVSSDKSKSRSVSDSKKEAPAPKDGPTAHIAAQTFTFRELAAATKNFKPECLLGEGGFGRVYKGRLESTGQVVAVKQLDRNGLQGNREFLVEVLMLSLLHHPNLVNLIGYCADGDQRLLVYEFMPLGSLEDHLHDLPPDKEPLDWNTRMKIAAGAAKGLEYLHDKANPPVIYRDLKSSNILLDDDFHPKLSDFGLAKLGPVGDKTHVSTRVMGTYGYCAPEYAMTGQLTLKSDVYSFGVVFLELITGRKAIDNTRGHGEHNLVAWARPLFKDRRKFPKMADPLLQGRYPMRGLYQALAVAAMCLQEQAATRPLIGDVVTALTYLASQTFDPNAATQSNRLGSSTPRMRTDSMDSPDRRQLGSPSTHRNSPDFRKRDSRDPSELSRVDTGGSGSGRKWGGMDDLERHDSQRDSPVNTGRARETPRNRDLDRERAVAEARVWGENWREKKRANAMGSFDGTNE from the exons ATGGGTGGGTGTTTTCCTTGTTTTGGATCATCCAACAAGGAGGACACTAAAGGTGTGAAGGAAGTTGCGAAGAAAGAGGGGTTTAAAGAAGGTTCTGTTGCTCAATCTCATCACCCCACTAGGGTTAGCTCAG ATAAATCGAAGTCACGAAGTGTATCAGATTCTAAGAAGGAAGCGCCAGCTCCAAAGGATGGACCAACGGCACATATTGCTGCACAGACATTTACATTTCGAGAGCTTGCGGCTGCTACAAAGAATTTTAAGCCAGAGTGTTTATTAGGTGAAGGAGGTTTTGGACGTGTTTACAAAGGTCGCCTTGAGAGCACGGGACAG GTGGTTGCTGTAAAACAGCTTGACCGAAATGGACTTCAAGGAAATCGAGAGTTTTTGGTGGAAGTTCTCATGCTCAGCCTCTTACATCACCCAAACCTTGTGAACTTAATTGGTTATTGCGCCGATGGTGATCAGCGGCTTCTCGTTTATGAGTTTATGCCATTGGGATCTTTGGAGGATCATTTACATG ATCTTCCTCCTGACAAGGAGCCTCTAGACTGGAACACAAGGATGAAAATAGCAGCTGGTGCAGCAAAGGGATTGGAATATCTGCATGACAAAGCAAACCCCCCTGTGATATACAGAGACTTGAAATCATCCAACATCCTCCTAGACGATGATTTTCATCCTAAGTTATCAGATTTTGGGCTGGCAAAACTCGGTCCAGTTGGTGACAAGACTCATGTATCTACACGAGTAATGGGAACATATGGCTATTGTGCCCCAGAATATGCTATGACAGGTCAACTAACTCTCAAATCAGACGTCTATAGTTTCGGAGTTGTCTTCCTTGAACTCATTACTGGGCGCAAGGCTATTGATAATACTCGTGGGCACGGTGAGCATAATCTCGTGGCATGG GCACGACCTCTATTTAAAGACCGCAGGAAGTTTCCCAAAATGGCTGATCCACTACTTCAAGGTCGATATCCAATGCGGGGACTGTACCAGGCACTAGCAGTTGCAGCAATGTGTTTACAGGAACAAGCTGCCACAAGACCTCTTATAGGAGATGTTGTGACTGCTCTCACATATCTCGCCTCGCAGACTTTCGATCCGAATGCAGCCACTCAGTCAAACAGGCTCGGTTCCTCAACTCCTAGGATGAGGACAGACAGTATGGATAGTCCCGACCGCAGACAGCTTGGTTCTCCGTCTACCCACAGAAACTCACCTGACTTCAGGAAGAGAGACAGCAGGGATCCAAGTGAGTTGAGCAGGGTTGACACAGGTGGCAGTGGTTCAGGGAGAAAATGGGGAGGAATGGATGATCTGGAAAGGCATGATTCTCAGAGAGATAGCCCTGTAAATACCGGAAGAGCTAGAGAGACTCCAAGGAACCGTGACCTGGACAGAGAACGCGCAGTGGCGGAAGCAAGAGTATGGGGTGAGaattggagagagaagaaaagagCAAATGCAATGGGAAGCTTTGATGGTACAAATGAATGA